A window of Aeromicrobium duanguangcaii genomic DNA:
GTCACCGTTCCGGACGTGGGTGCGTAGAAGCCCGCGAGGAGGTTGAACAGCGTCGACTTGCCGGCGCCGTTGGGACCGATGATCGCCGTGATCTGACCTTCGGGAACATCGACGTCCACGTCCTTGACGGCGTCCAGACCGCCGAACGTCTTTCCGAGACCGCGTACCTGCAACAGCATCAGTGCACCTCGCTCTTCGTGGGGGAAGCGACCGGCACGGTGGCCGGGTCGCCCGGCATCGTGGTGGCGCGGCGCTTGAAGCGCGCGGGGACCAGATCGTTGAGGTACCCGATCATCCCGCGCGGGGCGAAGATGACGAGCAGCACGATGATCGGTCCCAGCACGATGAAGCGGTAGGTCTCGAGGTCCTGCAGCATCTCGAACAGGAACGCGACCAGGAGGCTGCCCAGCAGCGGGCCCATCACCGTGCCCAGACCGCCGATGAGCAGGAACAGCAGCATCTCGAACGTGCGGTCGATGCCGGCCGAGTCCGGGCCGATGAAGCCGTTCAGCGAGGCGAACAGGCCACCGGCCAGACCGGCGATGGTCGCCGACGCGGTGAACGCCAGCTGCTTGCTGACGGCGACGTTCACGCCGATCGACTTCGCCAGGTCCTCCGACGTGCGGATGGCCACGAGCGACCGGCCGGCGTTGGAGTTCAGCAGCGCGTGCGTCGTGTACGCGGCGGCGGCCAGGAAGATCAGCACGAAGTAGTACATGACCGCCGGCTCGGTGAAGTCGATCGGCCCGATGTTCTCGGGGAACTTCACCCCGCTGACGCCGGAGTGTGCGTGCGTCAGGGACTCCCACCGCACGATGACGATGAAGATGAGGAAGCCCAGCGCCATCGTGAAGATCGCGAAGTAGGCGCCCTGCGTCCGCAGCGCGATGAGGCCTGAGACGTATCCCAGCACCGTGGTGGCGGCGATCGCGACGAGGAAGGCCGACCAGAAGGGCCAGTCGCGGTCCGTCGTCAGCAGGCCGACCGTGTAGGCCCCGACGCCGAAGAAGGCGCCGTGGGCCAGGGACAGCTGCCCCGTGAGGCCCAGGATGATGTTCAATCCGTACGCCGCGATGGCGTAGATGGCGGCCGTCGTCACGACGCGCAGCAGGTACTGCTGCTCGCTGAAGACGACCGGCGCGAGGAGCATGGCGATCGCGACGAGCGCGACGCCGAGCAGGCGGGGGTTGAGTCGGTCGATCATCGCTGTGCCACCGTTCCGAAGATGCCCGTGGGCTTGATCGCCAGGACGGCGATGAGGATGACGAAGATCGCCGCCTCCCCCGCCGCGACGGAGATGTAGGTCGAGGCCATGACTTCCGCGATCGCGATCGAGAACCCGCCGACGATCGCACCGGGCAGTGAGCCCAGCCCGCCGAGGATGATGATCGCGAACACGGTCAGGCCGAGGGAGTCGCCCATGCCGGGCGAGAGCAGGTTGATCGGGGCGACCAGTCCGGCCGCGATGGCGACCAGCGCCAGCGAGACCGCGAAGGTCACCATCGAGACCATGCTCGGGTTGATGCCCACCAGCGCGGCGCCCGTGCGGTCCTGCTCGATCGCCTCGATGGCCTGCCCGTGCGGCGAGCGCTTGAGGAACCAGGTCAGGAGCAGCAGCACGACGACGGCCGTGACGATGATGATGATGCGCTGCCACGAGACCTGGGCGCCCAGGACGCTCAGCTGTCCGCCGACCGGCGACTGCATGCGCAGGAAGCCGGTGCCCCAGATCTCCTGGACGAGCGCGACGAGGAAGAACATCACACCGACCGTCGCGATCATGTGGTGGGTGTGTGGCGAATTTCGTAGCGGATGGAAGACGAGCCGTTCCAGCACGACACCCAGGAAGGCCAGGACGACTGCGGCCGCCAGGATCGCGACGACGTACGGCATGCCGGCGTCCGTGAGGAAGAAGTACGTGAGGTAGGCGCCGAGCATGTAGAGCGCGCCGTGCGCCAGGTTGGGGAAGCCCAGGACGCCGAACACGAGCGTCAGTCCGATGGCGGCGAGACAGTAGATCCCGCCCAGGGCCAGGCCGTTGGCCAGCTGTTGGATGAAGAGGGTCATCAGTCACCTTCTGATGGGGAACGGACGAAGCAGGCGTGGCGGGGCCCCGCCGCCCGTGGGCGGGCGGGGCCCACGGCTCACTCCTCGGGCTGCTCGATCTCGAAGGGCTCGTACTCGCCGTCGGCGTTGCGGTAGGCGGCCTGGAGGCCCTCGGCCTGCAGGTGACCCTTCTCGCTGATCCGGTCGGGCACGAAGAAGACGCCGTTGACCGACTTCACGGCCTCACCCATCGCCTCGCGGATGGCCTTCGGATCGTCGGTCGACTTGGCGATCTTCATGGCCTCGATGAAGATGGGCAGCGCTTGGTAGTTCAGCGCGATGTCGGCGTTGACCGGCTTCTCGGAGGAGTACTTCGCCTTGTAGTCCGCGATGAACTTCTCGGTGCCGTCGAACAGCGGCAGGGGCATGATGCCGACCGAGTTGTTGAGGTTCTTCGGATCGGTGAACTCCTCGAGCTCCTCGAACTTCGCCTGGTCGATGATCAGGAAGGCGCCCTTGAAGCCCTGCTTGCGGGCCTCCTCGATCAGCAGCGCGGTGGGCTGCGAGGGGCCACCGACGAGGATCACGTCGGGCTTGCCCGCCAGCGTCTTGGCGACCGGGCCGGCGAAGTCGGAGACGGTGCCGTAGTCGATGTTGTTCTTGGCCAGGACCTCGCCGCCGGACTCCTCCCACTTCTCGATCGTGGTCTTGGTCCACTCCTGGCCGAACTCACTGGCGGTGGCCATCAGACCGAGCTTGGCGTTGTCCTTGGTCTTGACCTTGTCGATGAACGGCTGGACGTAGCTGTCGAAGCTCGGCGGGATCATGACCGTGAGCTCGTTGCCGCTGTCGAGGATGGCCGGGTCCGAGGAGTACGCGCCGACGAGGAACTCGGTGCGGCCGGAGTTCAGCTCCTGCGCCGCCTTGATGCCACCG
This region includes:
- a CDS encoding branched-chain amino acid ABC transporter permease codes for the protein MIDRLNPRLLGVALVAIAMLLAPVVFSEQQYLLRVVTTAAIYAIAAYGLNIILGLTGQLSLAHGAFFGVGAYTVGLLTTDRDWPFWSAFLVAIAATTVLGYVSGLIALRTQGAYFAIFTMALGFLIFIVIVRWESLTHAHSGVSGVKFPENIGPIDFTEPAVMYYFVLIFLAAAAYTTHALLNSNAGRSLVAIRTSEDLAKSIGVNVAVSKQLAFTASATIAGLAGGLFASLNGFIGPDSAGIDRTFEMLLFLLIGGLGTVMGPLLGSLLVAFLFEMLQDLETYRFIVLGPIIVLLVIFAPRGMIGYLNDLVPARFKRRATTMPGDPATVPVASPTKSEVH
- a CDS encoding branched-chain amino acid ABC transporter permease, encoding MTLFIQQLANGLALGGIYCLAAIGLTLVFGVLGFPNLAHGALYMLGAYLTYFFLTDAGMPYVVAILAAAVVLAFLGVVLERLVFHPLRNSPHTHHMIATVGVMFFLVALVQEIWGTGFLRMQSPVGGQLSVLGAQVSWQRIIIIVTAVVVLLLLTWFLKRSPHGQAIEAIEQDRTGAALVGINPSMVSMVTFAVSLALVAIAAGLVAPINLLSPGMGDSLGLTVFAIIILGGLGSLPGAIVGGFSIAIAEVMASTYISVAAGEAAIFVILIAVLAIKPTGIFGTVAQR
- a CDS encoding ABC transporter substrate-binding protein — protein: MTQWLSKRTVRTAAAVASVGMLATVAACGGSSDSDDGTIVIGYSAGLSGGAAEYGVNVQNGLKMAIDELNEEGVEIDGKKYTVKLESLDDQYQPGTTGTNVQRLVEKEGASVVFVPHAGGIKAAQELNSGRTEFLVGAYSSDPAILDSGNELTVMIPPSFDSYVQPFIDKVKTKDNAKLGLMATASEFGQEWTKTTIEKWEESGGEVLAKNNIDYGTVSDFAGPVAKTLAGKPDVILVGGPSQPTALLIEEARKQGFKGAFLIIDQAKFEELEEFTDPKNLNNSVGIMPLPLFDGTEKFIADYKAKYSSEKPVNADIALNYQALPIFIEAMKIAKSTDDPKAIREAMGEAVKSVNGVFFVPDRISEKGHLQAEGLQAAYRNADGEYEPFEIEQPEE